A stretch of Fundicoccus culcitae DNA encodes these proteins:
- a CDS encoding ROK family protein, producing the protein MQINTSAWAIGVDIGGTKIAAALIDDKGAIHHRQQIKTPTQSAETLFKAVVKSIQTVLDNAQLQVSDIQGIGLGVPGKVDIHNGIAVYQNNLPWGNFPVVARLQAVFPDTKIAIDNDVKVAAYAEYRAAALGEDEIFTYLTISTGIASTTIVNNQILRGAGFAGEVGFLPINFAKPYHTLENNAAGPGIESRARIIYGNKRLTTADVFSDWATEVEPGYTIVEKTISDVALAVYSMICFLDPTAITLGGSVTLKNPTYLQSLNKYLLKWLHPEQMHIISRLSLSTMGSDNGLIGAAWLVMS; encoded by the coding sequence ATGCAAATAAATACCTCTGCTTGGGCGATTGGTGTGGATATTGGCGGGACAAAAATTGCCGCTGCCTTAATCGATGATAAAGGCGCTATCCATCACCGCCAACAAATAAAAACACCGACCCAATCAGCCGAAACGCTTTTTAAGGCAGTTGTAAAAAGCATTCAAACCGTGCTTGATAACGCACAACTACAAGTAAGCGATATTCAAGGCATTGGATTAGGTGTGCCAGGTAAAGTGGATATTCATAATGGAATAGCTGTTTACCAAAACAATTTACCTTGGGGTAATTTCCCAGTTGTGGCTAGACTTCAAGCCGTTTTCCCTGATACGAAGATTGCGATTGATAACGACGTAAAAGTCGCCGCTTACGCTGAATATCGCGCAGCAGCTTTGGGAGAGGATGAGATATTTACTTATTTGACGATTTCAACGGGGATTGCCAGTACAACGATCGTTAACAATCAAATTTTACGTGGGGCAGGTTTTGCAGGTGAAGTCGGCTTTCTTCCAATCAATTTCGCCAAACCCTACCATACTTTAGAGAACAACGCAGCTGGTCCTGGAATTGAGTCAAGAGCTCGTATCATTTATGGTAATAAGCGGTTGACCACGGCGGATGTGTTTTCAGATTGGGCAACGGAGGTTGAACCCGGCTATACAATTGTTGAGAAGACTATTTCTGACGTCGCTTTAGCTGTTTACTCGATGATTTGTTTTTTAGATCCCACAGCGATTACGCTTGGTGGTAGTGTGACATTAAAAAACCCCACCTACCTTCAATCCTTAAATAAATATCTCCTTAAATGGTTGCACCCGGAACAAATGCATATTATTTCACGCTTGTCGCTATCTACGATGGGGAGTGACAATGGGTTAATTGGGGCTGCGTGGTTGGTGATGTCGTAG
- a CDS encoding TetR/AcrR family transcriptional regulator: MVKNTYNQEANSLTKESLQIALLKLLKDYTIEEISVTQLTQEAGVSRMAYYRNYESMEGLHREVFDRYFMAVFEKGGKYLVAGDFHSFWNFLFQYLYEDQVVITLIRSTHTTFLLDILNQTFCNHITDINLRYSTRAMIGCVFNMLTEWIDNDFNLPPKDLADLCMRFTIHDLDLSHLQAIPSNYLQTETDDES, from the coding sequence ATGGTTAAAAATACATATAATCAGGAAGCAAATTCATTAACAAAAGAGTCATTGCAAATTGCGCTGTTAAAGTTACTAAAGGATTATACAATTGAAGAAATAAGTGTCACACAATTAACCCAAGAAGCTGGCGTTTCACGTATGGCCTATTACCGTAATTACGAATCAATGGAAGGCTTGCATCGTGAAGTCTTTGACCGCTACTTTATGGCCGTCTTTGAAAAAGGCGGAAAGTATTTAGTAGCCGGTGATTTTCATTCATTCTGGAATTTTCTTTTCCAATATTTATATGAAGATCAAGTGGTTATTACGCTGATTCGGTCAACCCACACAACCTTCTTACTCGATATTTTAAACCAAACATTTTGTAACCACATCACCGACATCAATTTACGCTATTCTACTCGCGCTATGATTGGCTGCGTCTTTAATATGTTAACGGAATGGATTGATAACGACTTTAATTTGCCTCCCAAGGACTTAGCCGACCTCTGCATGCGTTTCACGATTCACGACTTAGACCTCTCCCATCTCCAAGCCATCCCAAGTAATTATCTACAAACGGAAACAGATGACGAAAGCTGA